Proteins from a single region of Bacteroidia bacterium:
- a CDS encoding oligosaccharide flippase family protein: MGKLKQLAGQTAIYGLSSIVPRLLNYLLVPLYTTAYLPSEYGKVTELYAYLSFLSIILTYGMETGFFKFWQSEKGNPKVYTTTLISLFITSITFIFFSVIFAKPTAVGLGYEHNPEYVIWLSIIIGLEAITAIPFALLRQQNRPVRFAALKFINIAIQVILNLFFILLCPYLVKKGYLLPTWLFDPSIGIGYIFISNLIAIIFTLIMLVPTMYVKWVFDTKLWKRIMVYSLPLLVAGLAGMVNETFDRVMLKRLVADASTAMDQLGIYGANYKLAVLMTLFIQTFRFAAEPFFFNQSKEKDAKELYAEVMKYFIIFGLFIFLGVMLYIDIVKGFIGKNYHSGLVVVPILLLANLFLGIFFNLSIWYKLTGKTIWGVYLALFGATITIVLNFWLIPIIGYLGAAWATLACYFLIMVASYFIGNHFYKVNYPLVRIGIYFLFASVIFTISQIIKIDSRFISLSINTILLLLYVGFVYYMEPSLRQKFNKR; the protein is encoded by the coding sequence TTGGGAAAGCTTAAACAATTAGCAGGACAAACCGCGATCTACGGTCTTAGCAGTATAGTTCCCAGATTACTGAACTATTTGCTTGTACCGCTATATACTACAGCATATCTACCAAGCGAATATGGAAAAGTTACCGAACTTTACGCTTATTTATCATTCTTAAGTATTATTCTGACTTATGGAATGGAAACAGGTTTCTTTAAGTTCTGGCAAAGCGAAAAAGGAAATCCTAAAGTTTATACAACTACTTTAATTTCGCTGTTTATTACTTCAATTACTTTTATATTTTTTTCTGTAATTTTTGCAAAACCAACTGCTGTTGGTCTAGGTTATGAACATAACCCAGAATATGTTATATGGTTAAGCATTATTATTGGACTTGAAGCTATTACTGCTATTCCTTTTGCTTTATTGAGACAACAAAACAGACCGGTTAGATTTGCAGCATTAAAGTTTATAAATATTGCCATTCAAGTAATTCTGAATTTATTTTTTATTCTGCTTTGCCCATATTTAGTGAAAAAAGGATATCTACTTCCAACATGGCTTTTTGATCCTTCAATTGGCATTGGATATATTTTTATTTCAAATTTAATTGCCATAATTTTTACTTTAATAATGCTTGTTCCAACAATGTATGTTAAATGGGTTTTTGACACAAAACTCTGGAAAAGAATTATGGTTTATTCTCTTCCCTTACTCGTTGCCGGATTAGCAGGAATGGTAAACGAAACATTTGACAGAGTAATGCTTAAAAGATTGGTTGCAGACGCATCTACTGCAATGGATCAACTTGGAATATACGGAGCAAATTATAAGCTGGCAGTTCTTATGACTCTTTTTATTCAGACTTTCAGATTTGCCGCAGAACCGTTCTTTTTTAATCAGTCAAAAGAAAAAGACGCCAAAGAACTTTATGCAGAAGTTATGAAGTATTTTATCATTTTTGGTTTGTTTATTTTTTTGGGAGTAATGCTCTATATCGATATTGTTAAAGGATTCATTGGAAAAAATTATCATTCCGGATTAGTAGTTGTGCCCATCTTATTATTAGCAAATCTTTTTCTCGGAATATTTTTTAATCTTTCTATCTGGTATAAGTTAACAGGTAAAACTATCTGGGGTGTATATCTTGCACTTTTCGGAGCGACTATAACAATAGTATTAAACTTCTGGCTTATTCCGATTATTGGGTATTTGGGAGCTGCATGGGCTACACTAGCTTGTTATTTTTTAATAATGGTTGCATCATATTTTATAGGTAATCATTTTTATAAAGTTAATTACCCACTTGTAAGAATTGGAATCTACTTTTTATTTGCATCCGTAATATTTACAATATCTCAAATAATTAAAATTGATTCCCGGTTTATTTCGTTATCAATAAACACAATTTTACTTTTATTATATGTTGGTTTTGTATATTATATGGAACCATCATTAAGGCAAAAGTTTAATAAACGTTAA